From the genome of Thermus albus:
CCCTTAGGGAGGGCTGGTCGGTGAGGATCATGGCCAGGCGGTCCAGGCCCAAGCCAAGCCCCGCCGCCGGGGGCATGCCGTATTCCAGGGCCAGGAGAAAGTCCTCGTCGGGCTCGGGGGCCTCCTCGTCCCCTTCACGTCTGCGCCTGGCCTGTTCCAGGAAGCGCTCCCTTTGGTCCAGGGGGTCGTTGAGCTCGGAGTAGGCGGGGGCCAGCTCCATCCCGGCCGCATAGAGGTCCCAGCGTTCGGTGAGGCCGGGTTTTTCCCGGTGCCGCTTGGCCAGGGGGCTGATGGCCAAAGGGAAGTCAAAGACGAAGGTGGGGTTCTGGAGCTCAGGTTCCACATAAATGCCGAAAAGCTTGTCCAGGAGCTTGTAGCTGGGGACATGGGCCAGTTCCGGGTGGTGGGCATCGGCGAAAATCCTTAGCCTTTCCAGGTCCAAGGGGTCAAAGGGAAGGCCCGCCTTCTCCTTCAGGGCTTCCACAAAGGAGATGCGCCTAAAGGGTGGGGTGAAGTCCAGAGTCCGGCCCTGGTAGGGGACCCGGTAGGAGCCAAAGAGGTGGAGGACCAGGCCGGAAAGCAGTTCCTCCACCAGCGTGGCCATGTCCTGGTAGTCGGCGTAGGCCCAATAGGCCTCCAGCATGGTGAACTCGGGGTTGTGGTTGTGATCGATACCCTCGTTGCGGAAGTTGCGTCCGATCTCAAACACCTTTTCAAATCCGCCCACCAGAAGGCGCTTCAAGTAAAGCTCCAAGGAGATCCGAAGGTAAAACTCGTGGTCTAGGGCATGGTGATAGGTTTTAAATGGCCGGGCCTCGGCGCCCCCGGTGGTGGGTTGGAGGATGGGGGTTTCCACCTCAAAAAACCCCCGCTCCTCAAAGAAGCGGCGAATATAGCGCACCATGGCCGTGCGCCGTTGGAAAATCTCCCGGACCTCGGGGTTGACGATCAGGTCCAGGTAGCGCTGCCGGTAGCGCACCTCCTTGTCCTTGATCCCGTGCCACTTGTCGGGGAGGGGGTGGAGGCTTTTCACCAAAGGGGTCCAGGAGAGGACCTTTACCGTAACCTCACCGGTCTTGGTGGTGAAGACCGGGCCCTTAACCCCCAGGATGTCCCCCACGTCCAGTTTTTTCAGGAGTTCATACCGAGGGGTAAGGTCCTTCTGGAAGTAAAGCTGGATCCTGCCGCTTCCGTCCAGGAGGTGGGCAAAGGTGACCTTGCCCATGCGCCTAAGGGCCACGATGCGCCCGGCCAGGGCCACCTCTTCGGGCCACTCGCTTTCCGGGGGGGCCCCCTCCTTAGCGGATAGGATTTCCTTGGCGCTATGGGTTTTGGGATACCGGTAGGGGTAGGGTTGAAAACCCGCCTCCACCAGGGCTTCCAGGTTGAGTAGGCGTTGCCGTGTCTGCTCGTTCATGTTCAGCCGCGCACCGAGACCACCCGGAACTCCTTCTTGCCCTTAGGGGTTTCCAGGCTGAGCACATCCCCCTCCCTGTGGCCCAGGAGGGCTTTGCCCATGGGAGAGGCGTCGGAGATCTTCATGGGGGTCTCCAGGACGCTGGCCTCGGCGGGGGAGACCACCTGCACCTCCAGGCGTTCTCCGGTGACCGGGTCCTCCAGCTCCACCACCGAGCCCAGGCCGATCACCTCGGTGGTGGCCCCTTCTATGATCACCGCCCGGGAGAGGATGTCCTCGAGGCTATCGATCCGGGCCTCGATGCGGGCCTTTTCCTGCTTGGCCGCCTCCAGACCTGAGTCGTCGTAGTCGTCGGAGGACTCCATGAGCTCCTGCAGGATGCGGGTGGCCTCTTGCAGGCGCTCCCGTTCCTGCAGAAGTTGCTGCATGAGCCGCTCGTAACCGGCCTTGGTTAGCTTTACCTCGCGCGCCATAACTCACCTCGTAAGTCATGAAGGTCGGCCAAAGCCGACCTCCTTGGCCCAAGGGCCTCCTTCTCAGGTGAGTATACCGCGAAGGAGGATTTCCCTCAAACGCTCGGGCTCCGCATGGCTGGCGCAGGTGGCGGTGTCCAAGCACAGGACCAGGTAGCGGAGGTGGGTTTCCCTTCCGCCCACCGGGTGGCGGAAGAACCCCAAGGCGCTTCCCGAAAGGTGGCGGCGGCAGGCCTCGCACACCTGGGGGCTTCCCAGGGTTCCGGGCAAGGGGTCCAGGGTCAGGCGGAGCTCCGGCGGCCCCTTTTCCTGGATGATCACCCGCCCTTCCTCGTCGCGATAATAAAGAATCTCCCCAATGGGGAGAAGTTCGGGGGGAGTTCCTGGAAAAATCTCCAGGATCATCTCCCTTTCCTCGTGGTCCATAGGACTAGCTTAGCCCAAAACGTCCCAGGAGGGGAGGCAGAAAGAGATAGAGGCCCAGGAGGAGGGCGAGGAAGCTGGCCAAAAGCACCGCTGCTGCCGCCGTGTCCTTGGCCCGTTTGACCAGGGGGTGGAACACCGGGCTTACCAGGTCGGCCAGGGCCTCCAGGGCGGTGTTCAGGAGCTCCAGGGAGAGCACCAGGGCGCTGATGAGGAGGACCGGCACTGGGTTGACCCCCAGCCAGAGGGTCAGGCCCAGGGCTAGGAGGGCCAGGTAGACCTCGAGGCGGAAATTGCGCTGCACCCGCCAGGCGTAGACCAGGCCCTCCCAGGCGTAGCCGAAGGAGCGCCAAACGCCCTTCAGAGGCTGAGGATCCTCTCTTGAACGCGGCGGAACCCTTCCCAATCCTCCTCCTTCTGGTGGTCGTGGCCCAGGAGGTGCCATAGCCCATGGGCGGCCAGGGTGAGCACCTCCTCCTCCAGGGGAACCCCTCTTTCCTCCGCCTGCCTTTTGGCGGTGTCCAGGCTGATCCAGATATCCCCCAGGTGCGGGGGCACAAAGGGGTCCCCGGGCTCATAGTGGGGAAAGGAAAGGACGTCCGTGGCCTCATCCTCTCCCCACCATTCCCGTTTCAGGCTTCTGATCCTGCGATCCCCGGTAAGGATGACCGTGACCGCCTTTTCCCCCACGCCCAGTTCCTCCATCAGGGCGGAAAGGGCCTGGCGGAGCCTAGGGATAAGGCCTTTGGGGGGCCTTTTATTGGCTACGATCCCCACCGCGTTCGGCTTCCTCATAGGCCTTGATGATGCGGGCCACCAGGGGGTGGCGCACCACGTCGGATTCCTTGAAGTAGATGAAGGCGATGCCCTCAATGCCCTTAAGGATCCGGATGGCTTCCACAAGCCCCGACCTTTGGTGCTTGGGCAGGTCGATCTGGGTGATGTCCCCGGTGATGACCATCTTGGAGGAGAAGCCCATGCGGGTGAGGAACATCTTCATCTGCTCTGGGGTGGTGTTTTGCGCCTCGTCCAGGATGATGAAGGCATCGTTGAGGGTCCGGCCCCGCATGAAGGCCAAAGGGGCCACCTCAATGATCCCGGACTGGAGGTACTGCTCAAAGCGCTCGGCGTCGATCATGTCAAAAAGGGCATCGTAGAGGGGGCGGAGGTAGGGATCCACCTTGGCTTGGATGTCCCCGGGCAAGAAACCCAGCTTTTCCCCGGCCTCCACCGCGGGCCGGGTGAGGATGATGCGCTTCACCCTTCTGGCCCTAAGGTGGCTCACCGCCATGGCCACGGCCAAGTAGGTCTTGCCGGTGCCGGCAGGGCCGATGCCGAAGGTGATGTCGTGGGTGGCGATGGCCTCCACGTACCGCCGCTGCCCCGGGGTTTTGGGCCGGAGGCGGCCGGGTAGCGCCAGCTCGGTTTCCGGGGTGGTGGCCTGGTAGAGGCCTTCCCCCTGCAGGGCCAGGGCCACCGCCTGTTCCAGGGTGGGAGGATCCAGCTCCGCCCCTTGCCTTAGGAGGGCCAGGAGGTCCCGCACCGTCCGCTCGGCCACCTCCAAGGCTTCCCTTTCGCCTTCCAGCTCCACCTGGTTACCCCGCACGATGAGCTTTAGCCGGTCGCCAAAGGCTTCCCGGAAGAGGGCCCGGAGCTTTTTAAGGTTGCGGTCCGCCTGGCCCAAGAAGGCCAGGGTTTCCTCGGATTTTAGAGGGATCACCAGCCTTTGGGCTTCTTCAGGATTTCGTGCCATATCACCCCTTTCAGGATGCTCTCACCGTCGGTGGCGACCAGCCTCTTTTTGGGCGCTTTCTTGCGGGGTTCTTCCGGGGAGAGGGTTTCGCGGAAGCTGACCTCCAGGGGCGTGCGTTCCGGGCTGGGGTAGCGCTCCAAGGAGGCGGCCTCGGTGGGCAAAGAGGCGGGGGGAGGGGTAGGCCGGGGTTTTGGCTTGGGCCGGGCTTTGGGCCTGGGACGGGGTGGGGATTCGGGTTCGGGGAGGTCCAAGGGGAAATCGGGTGGGGGAGGAGGCTGGCCCCGCCGGCTGAGGCCCTGGAGGGCCGGGATGACGATAAAGAAGAGGAGGAAAAGGAGACCCAGAAGGTTGTCTAAACTCATTCCTCACCCTCGGGCTTGGCCGCCCGGCTGATGGACTCCCGCATGTCGGTGTCGGCCTCGATGTTCTTCAGGCGGTAATAGTCCATGACCCCAAGCCTTCCGGCCCGCAGGGCCTCGGCCAGGGCCAAAGGCACCTGGGCCTGGGCCTCCACCAGCTTGGCCCGCATGGCCTCCACCAGGGCCCGGTTCTCCTGCTCCGCGGCCACGGCCATGGCCCGGCGCTCCTCCGCCTTGGCTTGGGCGATCTTCTTATCCGCCTCCGCCTGGTCTATTTGCAGCTGGGCCCCGATGTTCTTGCCCACGTCCACGTCGGCGATGTCCACGGAGAGGATCTCAAAGGCGGTGCCGGCGTCAAGGCCCTTTTCCAGCACGGTCTTGCTGATGCGGTCCGGGTTTTCCAAGACCTCCTTGTGGGAGTTGGCGCTGCCGATGGTGGTCACGATGCCTTCCCCCACCCGGGCGATGATGGTCTCCTCCCCAGCCCCGCCCACCAGGCGGTCAATGTTGGCCCTTACCGTGACCCGGGCGGTGGCCAGAAGCTGGATGCCATCCTTGGCCACGGCGGCCACCATGGGGGTCTGGATCACCTTGGGGTTCACGGAAACCCGCACCGCTTCCAACACGTCCCGCCCCGCCAGGTCTATGGCCGCGGCTCGGTCAAAGGTGAGCTTGATCCCCGCCTTGTCGGCGGCGATGAGGGCATCCACCACCCGGTCCACGTTGCCCCCGGCCAGGTAGTGGGCCTCGAGGCGGTCCAAGCGCACGTCCAACCCCGCCTTGGTGGCCTTGATGAGGGGGTAGATGATCTTGGCCGGGGGTACCCGCCTGAGGCGCATGGCCACCAGGGTGATGAGGGGCACCCGGACCCCTGCCGCCCAGGCGGAGATCCAGAGGCCTACGGGGATGAAGCTAAAGAACAAGAAGACCAGAACAAGGACGATAAAAGCCAGAAAAAGCACACCC
Proteins encoded in this window:
- the lysS gene encoding lysine--tRNA ligase — encoded protein: MNEQTRQRLLNLEALVEAGFQPYPYRYPKTHSAKEILSAKEGAPPESEWPEEVALAGRIVALRRMGKVTFAHLLDGSGRIQLYFQKDLTPRYELLKKLDVGDILGVKGPVFTTKTGEVTVKVLSWTPLVKSLHPLPDKWHGIKDKEVRYRQRYLDLIVNPEVREIFQRRTAMVRYIRRFFEERGFFEVETPILQPTTGGAEARPFKTYHHALDHEFYLRISLELYLKRLLVGGFEKVFEIGRNFRNEGIDHNHNPEFTMLEAYWAYADYQDMATLVEELLSGLVLHLFGSYRVPYQGRTLDFTPPFRRISFVEALKEKAGLPFDPLDLERLRIFADAHHPELAHVPSYKLLDKLFGIYVEPELQNPTFVFDFPLAISPLAKRHREKPGLTERWDLYAAGMELAPAYSELNDPLDQRERFLEQARRRREGDEEAPEPDEDFLLALEYGMPPAAGLGLGLDRLAMILTDQPSLRDVLLFPLLKPKRELVEEEA
- a CDS encoding GreA/GreB family elongation factor produces the protein MAREVKLTKAGYERLMQQLLQERERLQEATRILQELMESSDDYDDSGLEAAKQEKARIEARIDSLEDILSRAVIIEGATTEVIGLGSVVELEDPVTGERLEVQVVSPAEASVLETPMKISDASPMGKALLGHREGDVLSLETPKGKKEFRVVSVRG
- a CDS encoding diacylglycerol kinase, coding for MGRVPPRSREDPQPLKGVWRSFGYAWEGLVYAWRVQRNFRLEVYLALLALGLTLWLGVNPVPVLLISALVLSLELLNTALEALADLVSPVFHPLVKRAKDTAAAAVLLASFLALLLGLYLFLPPLLGRFGLS
- the ybeY gene encoding rRNA maturation RNase YbeY, with amino-acid sequence MRKPNAVGIVANKRPPKGLIPRLRQALSALMEELGVGEKAVTVILTGDRRIRSLKREWWGEDEATDVLSFPHYEPGDPFVPPHLGDIWISLDTAKRQAEERGVPLEEEVLTLAAHGLWHLLGHDHQKEEDWEGFRRVQERILSL
- a CDS encoding PhoH family protein, which produces MARNPEEAQRLVIPLKSEETLAFLGQADRNLKKLRALFREAFGDRLKLIVRGNQVELEGEREALEVAERTVRDLLALLRQGAELDPPTLEQAVALALQGEGLYQATTPETELALPGRLRPKTPGQRRYVEAIATHDITFGIGPAGTGKTYLAVAMAVSHLRARRVKRIILTRPAVEAGEKLGFLPGDIQAKVDPYLRPLYDALFDMIDAERFEQYLQSGIIEVAPLAFMRGRTLNDAFIILDEAQNTTPEQMKMFLTRMGFSSKMVITGDITQIDLPKHQRSGLVEAIRILKGIEGIAFIYFKESDVVRHPLVARIIKAYEEAERGGDRSQ
- the floA gene encoding flotillin-like protein FloA (flotillin-like protein involved in membrane lipid rafts), translated to MEGLGVLFLAFIVLVLVFLFFSFIPVGLWISAWAAGVRVPLITLVAMRLRRVPPAKIIYPLIKATKAGLDVRLDRLEAHYLAGGNVDRVVDALIAADKAGIKLTFDRAAAIDLAGRDVLEAVRVSVNPKVIQTPMVAAVAKDGIQLLATARVTVRANIDRLVGGAGEETIIARVGEGIVTTIGSANSHKEVLENPDRISKTVLEKGLDAGTAFEILSVDIADVDVGKNIGAQLQIDQAEADKKIAQAKAEERRAMAVAAEQENRALVEAMRAKLVEAQAQVPLALAEALRAGRLGVMDYYRLKNIEADTDMRESISRAAKPEGEE